The genomic interval TTATCATCACATAGAAACAGAAAGAGTGAAAGACAATATTGTTAAAGTACAAATGTTACACCAATGTGTTTTactaaaattatatttcatagaaaataaaattacataataaaattattttttaaaaacatattttaaataaaattatataaatctgTGCGACAGGACTATTTAATATAATCTCTACgcttaaattttgttttttttatttgcaaTTTAATATTGTCTCTACTCTCTACGGTTATAATGGATAGCGCGCGCTGACAAGTCTTGAGCTCACTCCTCACTTGCTCAATCCAAAACCCCCCAAAGCCGGAAAAGCCATGAGAGCCACcgctctcttcctctctccgcCGCCGCTCTTCACCTCCCACAAGCCTCTATTCACTCCCACCAcccctctcctcctccactCCTCCCACCCCCTCCCTTTCCTTTCCCTCAAACCCAAGCCCGCCCTCAACCGCCGCTCCTTCATAGCCCGCGCCGACGACGCCGACGCCGACGGAGGCGGCCCCGACGACTACGACATGGACGACGACGAGCTCGAGGAGGTCGACAACAAGAAGGACTTCGACATCGAGTACGACCCCCTCGCCGCCGCCGTCGCCGCTGCCAACGGCGAGGTCGAGATCGCCATGGTGCAGAGCAAGAGCTTCGTCTACACGCAGGGCTGGGACTCGGAGATGGTGGTGGATTATCGGATTAACGAGGACGAGTTTCACAAGATTAGCTTGCTGGATTGTGATTTCTTTATAAGGAAACCGCCGGACCCCGACAACGACGTCTTCGATTTCAGGGAGGTCAGCAATTATGCAAGTTCAGTTTTGAATTCCCGGAACGAATTGCTTAAATTTCGAAGATTCATGGTTGGATAGTTGTTTCTTTAATCTGAATGTAGATGTATGTTACTCCTCCGGATACAGATGTTTATGCCATTCCTAGGGTTTTAGCTCCAATGCCTGACAAGGTACTACTCTGAAGCTTGTAGTTTATATCAAGTTACTAAGATTTAGGGGCGATGTAGTATGGTTGGTTAGTGAAGCTTAATGTAGTTACTCTTTGTTTTGCTGCAAATGTCAGTACATTCGATGTGCCAAGAGTGAATATGCCAGCTACAATGTGACGGAACCGCCGATTGATGCTCCTAGAGACCCGTTGTACAAGACCGAGAGGGACATTCTAAAGGTATGAGAGAAGTGTGTCTTTTGTATCGTCTTTGATAGCTGTACAATTGGGAAGGATTGGTACAACTGCGTTTTAAGTTACGGTGTTGTCAAgattaataattttttgagTATCCAAGTGGATTGGTGTTCTTACTTCTCTGCTTTCTTTGTAAATGGGCGACTTTTTATCAGCAATTGCATCACTCAGTAAGCTGAATATATGTTTCAGGTTTATTTGACAAAGCACTACAGGAACCGGCGCTTGGGAGACCCTGATTTTGTACTGGATTTTGAAGAGATTTATGTAATTGATTCCAAGACAAAGTCTATCAGCAGAGCAAAAGTTCTGGTGAGAGTTCTACTTGTTATGTttgcttttgagttttgaaattgaaattggcTGGTTATATTTAGGGAGCCTTATCAACTTAAATGAAACATAGTTTTTGTGcttgtgagtttgttaaaagaaaagaaaagaaaagaaaaaaacataacaGCTTTGCCTAGAATGTATGTGTGAGTTTAAGAGTTGGCCTATTGTTGGAGTTTTTGGTTGAGATCTGTACAAGTTGGAATATTGTGAGTACATAGAAATTTTAGGTCCATAGTCATCACTTATCACCCTGTCTCTCCAGATTGACTACACCACTTGGAGTTTAGAGCACtatcaaaaaaattattatgtaACACTGTATTGTATGATTCAGTCGGAATATCATCTTAGAATCTGATAAGGTGAATGGTGATGCGTGCACTGCATATGTGGTTCATTATGTCATTCTATTATCCTTATTCCCTTATGGAATTACTTCATGTAACTATGGATTAAATCT from Argentina anserina chromosome 2, drPotAnse1.1, whole genome shotgun sequence carries:
- the LOC126783669 gene encoding PLASTID TRANSCRIPTIONALLY ACTIVE protein 6, chloroplastic, with the translated sequence MRATALFLSPPPLFTSHKPLFTPTTPLLLHSSHPLPFLSLKPKPALNRRSFIARADDADADGGGPDDYDMDDDELEEVDNKKDFDIEYDPLAAAVAAANGEVEIAMVQSKSFVYTQGWDSEMVVDYRINEDEFHKISLLDCDFFIRKPPDPDNDVFDFREMYVTPPDTDVYAIPRVLAPMPDKYIRCAKSEYASYNVTEPPIDAPRDPLYKTERDILKVYLTKHYRNRRLGDPDFVLDFEEIYVIDSKTKSISRAKVLVTVPGGRTRDRKHDLLVIRDNGNSFRIVHGSEKDDPTTVIEREEWNKTRKDMERHLSKLRDFPVSNWF